One window of the Manihot esculenta cultivar AM560-2 chromosome 14, M.esculenta_v8, whole genome shotgun sequence genome contains the following:
- the LOC122721669 gene encoding 50S ribosomal protein L18-like isoform X1 yields MLKQMLGKVLNKGSCASGGDKLRALFYVPITGFHNGQVYCAPRSFFGVEDFLDDDNSRPYTYQKEKKSKNPNKHMSFKQRTKAYMEPFTLDILISKRFVTASLTHRVTSKQVAVAGTNSKDIKAALKSRSDIPACLAIGRILADRAREADVYTASYTPRERDKFEGKIRAVVQSLIDNGIDVKVYLD; encoded by the exons ATGTTGAAGCAAATGCTTGGCAAGGTTTTGAACAAGGGTTCTTGTGCAAGTGGAGGAGACAAGCTTAGAGCTCTCTTTTATGTGCCCATCACAGGCTTCCACAATGGACAG GTTTATTGTGCACCGAGAAGCTTCTTTGGGGTGGAAGATTTCCTCGATGACGACAATAGCAGGCCATATACATACcagaaagaaaagaagtcaAAAAACCCCAACAAGCATATGTCATTTAAGCAACGGACCAAAGCATACATGGAACCATTTACACTTGACATATTAATCTCAAAGCGCTTTGTTACAGCATCACTCACGCACAGAGTAACAAGTAAGCAGGTTGCAGTTGCTGGTACTAACTCTAAAGACATTAAAGCTGCTCTCAAGTCCAGGTCAGACATACCAGCATGCTTGGCCATTGGTCGCATTTTAGCCGACAGGGCACGAGAAGCTGATGTGTACACTGCTTCTTACACCCCAAGAGAGAGGGACAAGTTTGAAGGGAAGATCAGAGCTGTGGTTCAGTCTCTTATTGATAATGGAATTGATGTTAAAGTTTATCTTGATTGA
- the LOC122721669 gene encoding 50S ribosomal protein L18-like isoform X2, protein MPIIARLQVYCAPRSFFGVEDFLDDDNSRPYTYQKEKKSKNPNKHMSFKQRTKAYMEPFTLDILISKRFVTASLTHRVTSKQVAVAGTNSKDIKAALKSRSDIPACLAIGRILADRAREADVYTASYTPRERDKFEGKIRAVVQSLIDNGIDVKVYLD, encoded by the coding sequence ATGCCAATTATTGCTCGGCTGCAGGTTTATTGTGCACCGAGAAGCTTCTTTGGGGTGGAAGATTTCCTCGATGACGACAATAGCAGGCCATATACATACcagaaagaaaagaagtcaAAAAACCCCAACAAGCATATGTCATTTAAGCAACGGACCAAAGCATACATGGAACCATTTACACTTGACATATTAATCTCAAAGCGCTTTGTTACAGCATCACTCACGCACAGAGTAACAAGTAAGCAGGTTGCAGTTGCTGGTACTAACTCTAAAGACATTAAAGCTGCTCTCAAGTCCAGGTCAGACATACCAGCATGCTTGGCCATTGGTCGCATTTTAGCCGACAGGGCACGAGAAGCTGATGTGTACACTGCTTCTTACACCCCAAGAGAGAGGGACAAGTTTGAAGGGAAGATCAGAGCTGTGGTTCAGTCTCTTATTGATAATGGAATTGATGTTAAAGTTTATCTTGATTGA